A genome region from Babesia bigemina genome assembly Bbig001, chromosome : I includes the following:
- a CDS encoding membrane protein, putative has product MSHTFYCSGAPTMKNYVFLYGIYLSSLLTAAERRVGQPVPHSPSSPPVGRSASVASHPHFKPKVRGSFIYREELDACPNLLNLLESSTEEGPKWKFVLHVVTCTLCMVGSCCLIFLSLLQTGRLFSQGMWSLKFYQSGGFCILGAAFAGLLLGMCLGFSLGTYYMAYLISGFMLLGAAVIYVGRRGAVLGAVGGTIVGLTLGVSHSGSVSAVVVEGVLCLFAGIAIGFIPIFPNLKINVRYIQHGVRANAMLGVSQ; this is encoded by the exons ATGTCGCACACTTTTTACTGCTCCGGCGCGCCAACGATGAAGAATTATGTCTTTTTGTACGGCATCTAtctgtcgtcgctgctgaCTGCGGCGGAGCGCAGAGTCGGCCAGCCCGTTCCCCACTCGCCGAGCTCGCCTCCGGTGGGTCGTTCCGCATCTGTGGCATCCCATCCGCACTTCAAGCCTAAGGTGAGGGGCTCTTTCATATACCGGGAGGAGCTCGACGCCTGCCCCAACCTGCTGAACCTCCTGGAGAGCTCCACCGAGGAAGGTCCGAAATGGAAATTCGTGCTCCACGTCGTGACGTGCACGCTGTGCATGGTTGGCAGCTGCTGCCTCATATTCCTGAGCCTGCTCCAGACCGGCCGCTTATTTTCGCAG GGGATGTGGAGCCTGAAGTTCTACCAAAGCGGCGGCTTCTGCATCCTTGGCGCCGCGTTTGCGGGTCTGCTGCTTGGCATGTGCCTAGGTTTCAGCCTCGGCACATACTATATGGCCTATCTGATCTCTGGATTCATGTTGTTGGGTGCCGCGGTAATCTACGTGGGGCGTCGTGGCGCCGTCCTCGGGGCAGTTGGCGGCACGATAGTTGGCCTCACGCTAGGCGTGTCCCACTCCGGGTCCGTGAGCGCCGTAGTGGTGGAGGGTGTCCTCTGCCTGTTCGCCGGGATCGCCATAGGGTTCATTCCTATCTTCCCCAACCTGAAGATAAACGTTCGCTACATCCAACACGGAGTGCGTGCCAACGCAATGCTCGGTGTTTCGCAATGA